TTGCCGACGCCCATTTTCCCGGGCACTTCAAAAATAATGCGTCCCGGAGCCAGTTTTCTCATGACGCTTCTAATATTTTTGGCCAGACCCGGAGGGGGCGTCGCAAGGTCCCTTACCGCCGGGGGCAGTGGTTCGGAAACGGTTTCAACGGTTTCAACCGCTTCAATTGTCTCTTCCACTCTCTCTTCTTTTTCCTCCGCCGCGGTTTCCCGCCCCTCAGGCGAAGCATCTTCAATACCGGTAACCGGCGTTGGCAAAACGGGCTGATCGGTTTGAATTATAATGCGTACCCTTCTGTTCTCTCTCAGGGACTGCTCGTCGAGACCACCTGCGAATTTATCAGTTTTCCCCCTTCCACTTGCTGTGATCCTTCCGGATTCTATCCCCCGATCAATCAAAACCCTCTTTACCGACTGCGCCCTTCTCTCTGAAAGGCCGAGATTGTATTCAGCTTCCCCCGTAATGTCCGAATAACCTTCCACGACTATGTCGAGCCCGGGATTGTTCTTTAATTCATCGATTTTTAATTTGAGAGCCTCTTCGTCCGCAGGGGGAAAATCATCTTCATTAGAGTCAAAATATATATCGATAGCCCCCCGGGCGCTCTCCGCCGAAGCATACGGCACAGCGGTTATGAGCCCTGTCTTCACTAGATATATGCATAAAAGCACAACCAATAAGAAGACAATTTTGAAACCCTGTGATTTAAAAAATTGTATTGATGGACTGTCC
The genomic region above belongs to Deltaproteobacteria bacterium and contains:
- a CDS encoding OmpA family protein encodes the protein MKTGLITAVPYASAESARGAIDIYFDSNEDDFPPADEEALKLKIDELKNNPGLDIVVEGYSDITGEAEYNLGLSERRAQSVKRVLIDRGIESGRITASGRGKTDKFAGGLDEQSLRENRRVRIIIQTDQPVLPTPVTGIEDASPEGRETAAEEKEERVEETIEAVETVETVSEPLPPAVRDLATPPPGLAKNIRSVMRKLAPGRIIFEVPGKMGVGKTYIIEADFPYSFISDLSESIKENGTEGFNHFKLGRDVGVRLRGKEFDVRSLSDSSSAVDGGGQAMFEGLEIKEVSGEELSTKWAWTVTPLESGFQSLLLSVQIVLEDAEHNEVVNEHEIFEKVVEVNSSFIYSVTRSYLVMGVFIVIVVIGIGLILVKKFGVR